ATCATGCTCCTGGGGGCCACCACCATGGGACGCGACCTGGCCGCCCGCCTGGCGATCCGCGTCGGCGCCGGGCTAACGGCCGATTGCACCGGCCTCGACATCGACCCGATCAAGAAAATTCTCTTACAAACTCGGCCGGCTTTTGGCGGCAACATCATGGCGACGATCCAGGCGCCCAGACACCGCCCGCAAATGTCGACCGTTCGGCCCAAGGTTTTCAAGAAGATCAAGGTAGCCGCTCCGAAAAAAGGTGAAGTGATCCGGTTCTCCCCGGTCATCAACGCGGAAGACCTGCTGGTCAAGTTGCTGGAAATAGTGGCCGATGAGAGTGTCAAAGTAAATCTTTCTGAAGCGGAGATCATCGTCTCCGGCGGCCGGGGGCTCCAGGAAGCGAAGAATTTTAAGCTGATCGAAGAGCTGGCCGCCATCCTCGGCGGGGCGGTCGGCGCCTCACGCGCCACGGTCGACGCCGGCTGGATCAGCGCCCACCACCAGGTCGGCCAGACCGGGAAAACTGTTTCGCCTAAACTTTACATCGCCTGCGGTATCGCCGGCAAGATCCAGCACCTGGCCGGGATGCAGTCGTCTGATACCATTGTCGCCATCAATAAAGACCCCGACGCGCCGATCTTCAAGGTTGCAACCTACGGTATCGTCGGCGATCTCTTTGAATATGTCCCGCTACTGACGCGGCAGATCAAAGAACTGCGAGGTTAAATGAAAACAGCCTTTGTATTCCCGGGCCAGGGAGCGCAGACCGTGGGGATGGGGTTAGGGCTGGCCGAAAAGTACCTGGAACAGGCGAATACCATCCTCGGGTTCGACCTGAAAAAGATCGTGCTGGAGGGACCGGAGGAAGAGCTTAAAAAGACCGCCGTCACCCAACCCGCCATCTTCGTTATCTCGGTCGCCATGTTCGAACAACTGACGGCCAACGGCTTACGGCCCGATTTTGTCGCCGGGCACAGTCTCGGCGAATATTCGGCTCTTTACGCCGCCGGCGCCATCTCTTTTGCCGACGGGGTAAAAATACTTAACCGGCGCGGTCAGTTCATGCAAGAGGCGGTTCCAATTGGCCAGGGAGCGATGGCCGCCCTGCTTGGCGGCGACCGGGCGACGATCGCGGCGATCTGCGCCGCAGTCGGTAATGTCTGGCCGGCCAACTTCAATTCGCCCGGTCAGGTCGTCATTTCCGGGAAAAAGGAAGCGGTTGAGTCCGCCGGAGAGAAACTGAAAGCGGCCGGAGTAAAGAAGGTCATTCCACTCGCCGTCTCGGCCCCATTCCATTGCCCATTGATGCAGCCGGCAGCCGATAAATTAAAAAAAGAGCTCGAGAAGATCGCGTTAAACGAGGCCCAGGTCCCGGTAATAGCGAACGTGACCGCCCAGCCGGTGACCGGCGCGGCCGAGATCCGAGAATTATTGTATAAACAGGTGACCAGCTCGGTCCTCTGGGAAGATTCGGTCCGCAAAATGATCGCCGACGGAGTTAATTCGTTCGTGGAAGTTGGGCCGGGGAAGGTTTTGGCCGGCTTGATCAAGAAGATCGATAGTAACGTTGAAGTAAAGTCTTTTTCGGAAATGTAGGGACAGGGCTTGTCCCTGTCCGAAATAATGGACAACCACAAGGGTTGTCCCTACATCGATGAGGAAACCGCGAAGTTTATTCGCAGGTTTCCGAGGAGGAAAATATGACGAAGCTAAAGGGTAAGGTCGCGTTCGTGACCGGGGCCGCGCAAGGGATCGGCAAAGCGATCGCCCTCACCCTGGCCAAAGCCGGGGCCGATGTCGTCGTTTCCGATATCAACCTGGAACTGGCCGCCCAAACCGCTAAGGAAGTTGAAGCCCTGGGGGTCAAGGCGCTCGCCTTGAAGACCAATGTGACCGATCCGGCCGAAGTCGAGGCCGCCCTGGCGGAAACCGTTAAAGTTCTTGGTAAAGTAGACATCCTGGTCAATAATGCCGGGATCACCAAGGACAACCTCCTGATCAGGATGAAAAAAGAGGACTGGGACGCGGTTATCAACGTCAACCTGACCAGCGTCTTCAACTGTGCCAAAGCGGCCGCGGGATTGATGATGAAGCAAAGATACGGTAAAATAATCAATATCGCCAGCATCGTGGGTCAGATGGGGAACTTCGGGCAGGCGAATTACGCGGCTAGCAAGGCTGGGGTGATCGGTTTCACCAAGACGATCGCCAAAGAACTCGCGTCGCGTAATGTTTGCTGTAACGCCATCGCCCCGGGGTTCATCCAGACGGCAATGACCGACAAGCTGGCGCCCGAGGTCAAAGAGAAGATGATGGCCCAGATCCCGCTCGGCAAACTGGGCACGCCGGAAGACGTCGCCAACGCCGTCTTGTTCCTCGCCTCGCCCGAGTCGGATTACGTCACGGGCCAGGTGCTCGCCGTCAACGGCGGGATGTACATGTAGTTTAGTATTTAATTAAGGAAGGAGGTGGAATGAATATGGACGAAAACCAAGTTTACGAGGCAGTGAAAAAAGTGGTGAGTGAGCAGCTGGGCGTGACCGACGCCGAGATCACCCGCACCGCTTCTTTCGTCGACGACCTGGGCGCCGACTCGCTCGACACCGTTGAGCTGGTCATGGCCCTGGAAGAGAATTTCGGGATGGAGATCCCGGACGAGGACGCCGAAAAGATCAAGACGATCGGCGACACGATCACCTACGTCATGGCGCACGGCAAAAAGTAACAGGAGAATCAACATGAAGTTACCGCAGCTCAAGATCGATGGTTTGACCGCCCGGCTCCCGATTATTCAGGGAGGGATGGCGGTCAGGATATCCACCGGCCGACTGGCCGGGGCAGTGGCCGCGACCGGCGCGATCGGCGTGATCGGCGCCTCCGGCCTCGCTTTTGACGAGCTGCGGCAAGAGATCAAGATCGCCAGGGATTTGGCGGCAGGGGGACTGGTGGCGGTTAACATCATGTACGCCGCCCGGGAATTTGTCGGACTTGTCCAGACCTCGATCAAGGAAAAAATCGACCTCATCATCACGGGGGCTGGTTTTTCCCGAGACGTTTTCGGCTACGGCCATTCCGGCAAGACCCCGATAGTTTCCATCGTCTCCTCCGCCCGCCTGGCCCAGACCGCCGAAAGATTGGGCGCCGCCGCCATCATCGTCGAAGGGAAAGAGGCCGGCGGGCACCTCGGGACCGACCGTTCCGTCTGGGATATCTTCCCGGAGGTCAAAGCGGCGGTCAAGCTCCCGGTCATCGCCGCCGGCGGCATCGTCCATGGCTCCGAAGTGGTCCGGGCGCTCAAGCTCGGGGCGTCCGGGGTACAGATGGCGACCCGTTTTGTCCTGGCCGAAGAGTGCAACGCCCCGCTCATCTACAAACAACGTTACCAGTCAGCTACCAAGGAAGACATCGTCTTGATCAGTTCGCCGGTCGG
This window of the Candidatus Margulisiibacteriota bacterium genome carries:
- a CDS encoding electron transfer flavoprotein subunit alpha encodes the protein MSIKIIAEKCTGCTLCVKSCPFAAIKMVERKAVIDLDTCTLCGACVESCKFNAIDLKKELGGADADLSHFKGVWVFAEQREGKIQSVAYELLSEGKKLAGVLKTELCAVLCGDQNIEEELDHLFDYGADKVYLLIHPELKHYHTAPYTRAIAEAITKYKPEIMLLGATTMGRDLAARLAIRVGAGLTADCTGLDIDPIKKILLQTRPAFGGNIMATIQAPRHRPQMSTVRPKVFKKIKVAAPKKGEVIRFSPVINAEDLLVKLLEIVADESVKVNLSEAEIIVSGGRGLQEAKNFKLIEELAAILGGAVGASRATVDAGWISAHHQVGQTGKTVSPKLYIACGIAGKIQHLAGMQSSDTIVAINKDPDAPIFKVATYGIVGDLFEYVPLLTRQIKELRG
- the fabD gene encoding ACP S-malonyltransferase, with protein sequence MKTAFVFPGQGAQTVGMGLGLAEKYLEQANTILGFDLKKIVLEGPEEELKKTAVTQPAIFVISVAMFEQLTANGLRPDFVAGHSLGEYSALYAAGAISFADGVKILNRRGQFMQEAVPIGQGAMAALLGGDRATIAAICAAVGNVWPANFNSPGQVVISGKKEAVESAGEKLKAAGVKKVIPLAVSAPFHCPLMQPAADKLKKELEKIALNEAQVPVIANVTAQPVTGAAEIRELLYKQVTSSVLWEDSVRKMIADGVNSFVEVGPGKVLAGLIKKIDSNVEVKSFSEM
- the fabG gene encoding 3-oxoacyl-[acyl-carrier-protein] reductase, with amino-acid sequence MTKLKGKVAFVTGAAQGIGKAIALTLAKAGADVVVSDINLELAAQTAKEVEALGVKALALKTNVTDPAEVEAALAETVKVLGKVDILVNNAGITKDNLLIRMKKEDWDAVINVNLTSVFNCAKAAAGLMMKQRYGKIINIASIVGQMGNFGQANYAASKAGVIGFTKTIAKELASRNVCCNAIAPGFIQTAMTDKLAPEVKEKMMAQIPLGKLGTPEDVANAVLFLASPESDYVTGQVLAVNGGMYM
- the acpP gene encoding acyl carrier protein, which gives rise to MDENQVYEAVKKVVSEQLGVTDAEITRTASFVDDLGADSLDTVELVMALEENFGMEIPDEDAEKIKTIGDTITYVMAHGKK
- a CDS encoding nitronate monooxygenase, with protein sequence MKLPQLKIDGLTARLPIIQGGMAVRISTGRLAGAVAATGAIGVIGASGLAFDELRQEIKIARDLAAGGLVAVNIMYAAREFVGLVQTSIKEKIDLIITGAGFSRDVFGYGHSGKTPIVSIVSSARLAQTAERLGAAAIIVEGKEAGGHLGTDRSVWDIFPEVKAAVKLPVIAAGGIVHGSEVVRALKLGASGVQMATRFVLAEECNAPLIYKQRYQSATKEDIVLISSPVGMPGRAIRTPFVDKIRTKTAPKPVGCDFCLKHCSLEYCIIQALNNAQQGDIDNGVVFSGEYVWKIPDRSIKPAAKIVAEIVSEAEAAN